A single genomic interval of Adhaeribacter pallidiroseus harbors:
- a CDS encoding choice-of-anchor tandem repeat GloVer-containing protein, with translation MMQSYLPLIVRKGWLREIKLILIVILNGFRWLIPLLNRRRSLLVALSFLLTTFNAQAQVEVLWGLTSDYGPQGGGTAFSLKTNGSHFSVHKTFTKLGSKPQGELIQAKDGNFYGMTSGGGAATFGTIFKMTPAGKITILHDFAGYDGTPADGNNLIQAADGSFYGLTSSGGLMSNGAVPGVAFKMTPAGEYSVIYNFTRNDGYRPYGDLLQAPDGNFYGMTHYGGTFDKGTIFKLTPTGTYTVLHHFNGTSRGGWPSGNLVLGNDGNFYGVTTSYGAYELGTIFKITPSGTFTLLHSFERATGGTPIGSLVKHPDGNFYGVTSYGGDNYSGTIYRITSTGKYQVIHHYGFDAVGNTPKRSLMLGKDGNLYGTTMNGGDWFNGTIYQVTPRGTVRALHAFSPAEEGGRASGLVQGADGYLYGMNEIGGPQNDGTIYRILPNGKNFKILVALPGTFGGVAPQGSLVQGPDGFFYGMTEWGGTYNFGTIFRLCADGSYKILRSLDDVNDGGHPVGDLLLGKDGNFYGLARHGGANGSGTYFRMTPKGNFTVLYSFQNDDTGYSPWGSLVDGQDGYYYGMTNAGGHLLAGVIFRVTPAGSYEVVHSLDNYADGSSPRGNLVKGRDGNFYGLTNVGGDYNTGTFFRVTSKGQFTKLHSFYQFDHGDLPTGSLVLGKDGNFYGMTARGGKNGFGTIFRFTPTGQISILKYMTDQYNDGANPHGSLIMDKQGNFYGLTSGGGQHFNGTIFKITPQGKHTILHHLNGPTEGRTPLGSLIFQKNTPVANSQSLTTALNTAKQITLTGSGAAPLSYQLVTLPKHGTVTGSGAQRTYTPEANYTGTDAFTFTVTWGCQTSAPQTVAITVGPAVASTVRLNAGGEAVAATPGNFSADAYFKGATSVSTALVPVANTTDDLLYQNNRRATNTGGQFSYQIPVNNGTYQVKLHFAELFFTAPGKRKFNVTVEENIWLTDFDIYAVAGGAQTAVIASKNITVTDGFLNLNFISVVDKANVAAIEVLPAAGTEQQLSPLPAEAEQEVITSLYPNPVTDKFTVALKIPATGITTTIVDANGRPVSHNSHRVLAPGKLEFSVGQLLPGLYAMRVTGKDKQQTMRFIKK, from the coding sequence ATGATGCAATCATACCTCCCATTAATCGTCCGGAAAGGCTGGCTTCGGGAAATAAAGCTGATTCTAATCGTCATTCTAAACGGCTTCCGCTGGTTAATTCCTCTACTTAATCGGCGTAGGAGCTTATTAGTAGCACTAAGCTTTTTATTGACCACTTTTAATGCCCAGGCGCAAGTAGAGGTGCTTTGGGGCTTAACTTCCGACTACGGTCCGCAGGGGGGCGGCACGGCATTTTCTTTAAAAACCAACGGTAGCCATTTCAGTGTGCACAAAACTTTTACCAAACTGGGTTCAAAGCCCCAAGGAGAGTTAATACAAGCCAAAGACGGCAACTTTTACGGAATGACCTCCGGCGGAGGTGCGGCTACTTTCGGTACTATATTTAAAATGACCCCAGCTGGTAAAATTACTATCTTGCATGATTTTGCTGGTTACGACGGTACCCCCGCCGATGGAAACAATCTGATTCAAGCGGCTGATGGTAGTTTTTACGGCCTGACTTCTTCGGGTGGACTGATGAGTAATGGGGCTGTACCCGGCGTAGCTTTTAAAATGACTCCGGCGGGCGAGTATTCCGTTATTTACAACTTTACGCGGAACGATGGCTACCGGCCTTATGGTGATTTACTGCAAGCGCCGGATGGCAACTTTTACGGGATGACGCACTACGGCGGTACTTTTGATAAAGGTACAATATTTAAACTTACCCCAACGGGCACTTATACGGTGCTGCACCATTTTAACGGTACGTCGCGGGGAGGTTGGCCGAGTGGCAATTTGGTGCTGGGTAATGACGGTAACTTTTACGGCGTAACTACTAGTTACGGCGCCTACGAACTGGGTACCATTTTTAAAATAACACCATCTGGCACCTTCACGCTTTTACATTCTTTCGAAAGGGCTACCGGCGGCACGCCAATTGGTAGCCTGGTAAAACACCCGGATGGCAATTTTTACGGGGTTACATCGTACGGGGGCGATAATTACAGCGGTACCATTTACCGCATAACATCCACCGGCAAGTATCAGGTAATCCATCATTATGGTTTCGATGCGGTTGGCAATACGCCCAAAAGAAGTTTAATGCTGGGCAAAGACGGGAACTTGTACGGCACCACCATGAACGGGGGCGATTGGTTTAACGGAACGATTTATCAGGTAACGCCGCGTGGCACCGTGCGGGCTTTGCACGCTTTTTCGCCGGCGGAAGAGGGCGGCAGGGCGAGTGGTTTGGTGCAAGGAGCCGACGGTTATCTGTACGGCATGAACGAGATAGGTGGCCCGCAAAATGATGGTACCATTTACCGAATACTCCCCAACGGTAAAAATTTTAAAATTTTAGTAGCCTTGCCGGGTACTTTTGGAGGCGTAGCTCCCCAGGGTAGTTTGGTGCAAGGCCCCGATGGCTTTTTTTACGGCATGACCGAATGGGGCGGCACTTATAATTTCGGTACTATTTTCCGGTTGTGCGCGGATGGCTCTTATAAGATTTTACGGTCTTTAGATGACGTTAACGATGGCGGGCATCCGGTCGGCGACTTATTGCTGGGAAAAGACGGCAACTTTTACGGCCTGGCCCGCCACGGCGGGGCAAATGGCAGCGGCACTTATTTCCGGATGACGCCTAAAGGAAACTTTACAGTATTGTATTCTTTCCAAAACGACGATACGGGTTACTCGCCCTGGGGCAGTTTAGTAGACGGCCAAGATGGTTATTATTACGGCATGACCAACGCCGGCGGCCACCTCCTAGCCGGGGTTATTTTCCGGGTTACGCCCGCGGGCTCGTACGAAGTAGTGCACAGCCTGGATAACTACGCCGATGGTTCTTCACCGCGCGGTAATTTGGTAAAAGGCCGCGATGGTAATTTTTATGGCCTGACGAACGTAGGGGGTGATTACAATACCGGTACTTTCTTTCGGGTAACATCAAAAGGCCAGTTTACAAAATTGCATTCTTTTTACCAGTTTGACCACGGTGATTTACCTACCGGCAGCCTGGTATTAGGCAAGGATGGTAATTTTTACGGCATGACCGCCCGCGGAGGTAAAAACGGCTTTGGTACTATTTTCCGGTTTACGCCTACCGGCCAGATAAGCATTCTTAAATATATGACGGACCAGTACAACGATGGCGCTAATCCGCACGGCAGCTTGATCATGGATAAGCAAGGCAACTTTTACGGTTTAACCAGTGGTGGAGGCCAACACTTTAACGGTACGATTTTTAAAATTACCCCGCAAGGAAAACATACTATTCTGCACCATTTAAACGGACCTACGGAGGGTAGAACGCCGCTGGGCAGTTTAATTTTTCAAAAAAATACCCCGGTGGCCAATAGTCAAAGTTTAACTACGGCCCTGAATACAGCCAAACAAATAACTTTAACCGGTTCGGGCGCTGCGCCTCTATCGTACCAACTAGTGACCCTGCCCAAACACGGTACTGTAACCGGTTCGGGCGCCCAGCGGACGTATACGCCCGAAGCCAATTATACCGGTACCGATGCTTTTACTTTTACCGTTACCTGGGGCTGTCAAACCTCAGCGCCCCAAACCGTTGCGATTACCGTGGGTCCGGCGGTGGCCAGTACGGTACGCCTGAACGCCGGGGGAGAAGCTGTAGCGGCTACGCCGGGTAACTTTAGCGCCGATGCTTATTTTAAGGGAGCTACCAGTGTATCTACCGCCTTGGTGCCGGTGGCGAATACTACCGACGATCTGCTGTACCAGAATAACCGTAGGGCCACGAATACCGGAGGCCAGTTCAGCTACCAGATTCCGGTAAATAACGGTACGTACCAGGTAAAGCTGCATTTCGCGGAATTGTTCTTCACCGCCCCCGGAAAAAGAAAGTTTAACGTAACCGTCGAAGAGAATATCTGGCTGACTGATTTTGATATTTACGCTGTCGCCGGCGGAGCGCAAACCGCCGTGATTGCCTCTAAAAACATAACCGTAACCGACGGATTTTTAAATTTAAACTTTATTTCGGTGGTAGATAAGGCCAATGTGGCCGCCATAGAAGTATTGCCAGCCGCCGGCACTGAACAGCAATTAAGCCCTTTGCCGGCCGAAGCAGAGCAGGAGGTGATTACCAGCTTATACCCCAATCCGGTAACAGATAAATTTACCGTAGCTTTAAAAATACCCGCAACCGGGATAACTACTACTATTGTGGATGCCAACGGCAGACCGGTAAGCCACAACTCCCACCGGGTATTAGCTCCGGGCAAACTGGAATTTTCCGTGGGCCAGCTTTTGCCGGGTTTATACGCAATGCGGGTAACCGGTAAGGACAAACAACAAACAATGCGGTTTATAAAAAAATAA
- a CDS encoding response regulator: MILIVDDDDTTRFLIKRVIRSVDYKNQILTANNGEEALSVLNQACSANNCPELVLLDINMPVMNGFEFLQELQNSTIAACCLKIAILTSSDNPIDYLMAHEYPVIAFLEKPLTQDNFKRVMAA, from the coding sequence ATGATATTAATCGTTGACGACGATGATACCACTCGTTTTTTAATTAAACGGGTAATTAGAAGTGTGGACTATAAAAACCAAATTTTAACGGCTAATAACGGGGAGGAAGCATTATCTGTATTAAACCAGGCTTGTTCAGCCAATAATTGCCCGGAGCTGGTATTACTCGATATTAATATGCCCGTTATGAATGGCTTTGAATTTTTGCAGGAATTACAAAACTCAACCATAGCAGCATGTTGCCTCAAAATAGCTATTCTAACTTCGTCTGATAATCCAATTGATTATTTAATGGCGCATGAGTACCCAGTAATAGCTTTTTTAGAAAAACCTTTAACCCAGGATAATTTTAAGCGTGTAATGGCGGCCTAA
- a CDS encoding T9SS type A sorting domain-containing protein, producing the protein MKAVQEQQQTINVLSAEVNKLKTENRTGSNLDLNSLPWQAASLEQNQPNPVNHTTTFRYSIPAGSTVQILVFDSNTGKNVKTLSASTSGQVEMNRSDLKAGTYIYSLVVNGKSTASKHLTINK; encoded by the coding sequence GTGAAAGCCGTGCAGGAGCAACAGCAAACAATTAATGTGTTATCCGCCGAAGTAAATAAACTAAAAACTGAAAATAGAACAGGCAGTAACTTGGACCTTAACAGCCTGCCTTGGCAGGCAGCAAGCCTGGAGCAAAATCAACCAAATCCGGTGAATCACACTACCACTTTCCGGTATAGCATTCCGGCGGGTAGCACCGTCCAGATTTTGGTGTTTGACAGCAATACTGGTAAAAATGTAAAAACATTGTCGGCATCGACCAGCGGACAAGTAGAAATGAACCGTTCAGACTTAAAAGCGGGTACTTATATTTACTCATTAGTGGTAAACGGCAAGTCGACCGCTTCAAAACATTTAACAATAAATAAATAA